Below is a genomic region from Cherax quadricarinatus isolate ZL_2023a chromosome 64, ASM3850222v1, whole genome shotgun sequence.
aatgcattgtgGTGCTTTCGTTCCTATGTTCAACAATGGTGAAGCTCTTCTCAAAACTCCAGCTAAAAGCTGGGTTCCAGTGGTTTAGAGGCTGGGTTAAACACTGGGGAAGCTCGAGGTCTGATTACCACCTCTGGCATGCAGACAACTGTCGAAAGTGATGGTGATCCAGATTATTTATTATAAtagaggggaagcgctaaacccggaggattatacagcgcctgggggggggggggatgtggaaggcattcaggcttaattcggggaactagagcacagatccaattccctaaaacaagagcccctcaccaacatcaaggaaccttccttgaggggtgatgaTCCAGAGATGAAACGCTAAGATTAGTACATCATTCCTCCTCGCTATAAAGTATACCCAGTATCAACTCTCAAACCTCTTAGTCTACACCACCAGAGATTTCGCATGCACCTGTGTACGTGTTTTACAATTGATGGTGTCCATGGATACGCAGGTGTTCATATGCATctattatatttttttccttgTGATGGTTCTACCGCTGATAATGATATTCTCAAATTCCTCTTCCCTAATGTGTATGGGATAGGCCATTACAAGAGATAATTCCCAGGTAATAATAATTTTGGCTCTGttggaacgaaacctttgaagctgaaGAGTCGTGGAATGGTTGGTGATATTCTCAACGCCTTGTTGAAGTGTCTTTGTTCATGTTAACATTTCATCACTTGATGCAggaaacccattctgtgtgatggaatatggcagtgaAGCCTGATCATACCCTAGGGTAGCGGCACACATTGCTGAAGCACTCACTTTTCTTAATAAAACAGCCACCACTACccgccaccactaccctccaccacaaccctccatccaccaccatcacactgcacAAACAGCCATCACCACTCTCCCTTCTCTATCACTTTTTACACACTCATCAACCTTCATCACAACACTCCATAGTCCAGATAACCACCGCCAAAAAACACAAATGATTTGACTTTCCTCTACACCTACGAGAGAGGACATCAAGAACGACAACAAACTCAAGGAGCAATAGGAATAACGGAGTCAATGAAGTGATCAATATTAGACCCCTGATTAACCAGCCTATCCTCATTTTGCTTCGTTCATTTTCTTGTGCAATTTCCTGTGTTAAGTTTTGAATATTTTCAGTAAACTTATAAATCACATTTATTTTAAATTAGGCTAGGTTACGGGAATAAGATGCCTACACATAAAGATATTGATTGAAGGAGAGGCTTCTctaccagtggttttatcaatcctACAATCTGCCTGTATTAACATACCAGTGCTTGTACAAGTTAGGCTACATAAACGTATAAAAATATGTATGTAAccaaaaataaacacaaaaaagTTATCAACACGATCAAAGCATGTATAACATCAGCTGGAGGAAACATTTAATCTTGAACAGACGCACCACTCACACATACTGCTGATCAATGAAAATGCAATATAAAGTGCCTATGATAATTATACGACATTTATTACGGTATACAATGAGGTCATCTTGTGATTCCATAGTGAAGCTAATCTTATGGTTCAACTGTGGTTATTGGTGGTTCAACAATGAGGTTATTTGTGGTTCAACAAAGGTTATTTGTGGTTCAACAAGTGAAGTTATCTTGTGGCTTAACAGTGAGGTTATTTTGTGGTTCACATTAGAAGTTATCTTGTGatgaaagaataaaaaggcacaatacaactAGAATAATGCACAAATAATCCGAACTTAGGAGATAAACTTATGACGaagtttcggtccaacttggttCAACTGTGATGTCATTTTATGATTCAAGTGAAGTCGTCCCATGGTTCAACAATGAAGTTATCTATTGTTTAACAGTAAGTTTATATTATGATTTAACAGTGAAGTCACCTCATCTTCATTAGTGCAGTTATCTTGTAACTCAACAGTGAAATTATTTCAAGGTTTCTGCAGTTATCTGACGGTTCAACAGTGAGGTTATTTATCCTGTCACTGCTGGTTTTGTGACTCAGACATGTTGAGTGTCGTGAGTGAAGGACTTGTTTACTTATCCCTTTGTCTTGACTGTGTGGTAAATGGTGTCATGTTCAgctgcaaaatcttcacactTGTCAATCATCTGGTGTGAGGCAGTAGAATACATTACGTAAACAATAACATGAACCCAGCCACTTGTAGCTCTTATGTAATAACCATATCTTTCACTACTCAGATTTTAGTTTAGTTCATCAGTATAAACTTTAACATTTACATCTTTCTACACATAAACTTATTCAAGTTCTAGTTAAAAATATATTGTTTTAAATATTCATAATTCCAATTCCAGAGCGATTATAAATGTATATAAGAAATCAACTGTCACCCATGGTTACCCTTGAGACATACTACTATGGTAGGATTAtttgttatgagatatacaaaGAGCTTTGACTTGTGAGATCACAGCGCTCTTGGCAATACAAAACTAATACAATCAAACCATACACAGGTTGAAACTATCCaacaagaaccaccaccactggcacaaAGAGGAGTACCCAAATACAAATACTCTCATACTGTATTAGATTAAAATAAGCACACACAACTATGGTACTTACGTATTCTTTAACGTTTTTAGTCTTGACTGCCTTGTAGGAGTAGTAGGCTGGGAACAGAGTCCCAAACACTAATCTGCAAAAGAAGCAAAAGTTGAAGCACGGTGACCCCAGGCAAAACATGAAGGATTAAATATACATATTAATGTAAATGCTAAACTATTTCGTAGATATAAGCGTAAAATAAATGAAATGTTACAAAAATTATTACGCAAAATCATATGAAAATTGTTTAAACGAATTCATAATGCTATTAATCAAGGTGTTAGTTAACTAGACAACATGAAACATGCACCTGAACAATAAATACGTGCAGCTTATATTAATTTTGTTCATATTAATGTAATTTTAATATAAGTAAATACATTCAACAGTTACAAATCCTGTAGATAACTGGTTTGGAGAAGCTATAGGTTGAGGAagctactggttggcgaaacgtttccacaataaaaatacccaagtgttgaataaGTGTCCATTTCATCAGTTGTAAATCATGTTGGTGGCGCTGCTTGTAATACGACTTGTGTATAAGAAATTAGTTTTGCTTAAAACAGTCTAATGAACGTATAAATAAAACGCAACATATCTGACTAAAGAATCTAAAGTGTGCCAAAGTTTGGCTACATTATCTTTCTCATGAACAGAATAGATTGTGAACTTTTAACTGTTGTGTTTAGGTGCGTGTTCGCATTTAATGCTGCCAAAAAATGAAGACCCAAACAGAAGGGCAACCAACTACATTGATAAAAGCTGCAGCGAATGTCACACGAGTGAAAAAAAAACGAGCCCTGATAAGGCAGCAAACTTGTAATCTTGGAGTAGAAATACAATGGTTGAGGTATTAAACACGTGGCATACTGAATTTGGAGTATCGTGGATGAAGACATCACActgctacacttgttacactgctgAATTATACACGCACCTCATATTTCCGTAATAACCAATTATATAACAAGATGATATATTTAAATTTTAGATTTTTCTTCGGATTTATAAGGGTATAATGATTCGTAAACAGCTAATACTGTCTAAATTATTTGGACTATCAATGCTTGGTTGAAAACTTGTGGTAGAGTGAATGACGGGGGCATGAGAGCGCCTGCAGAGTAAATGTGATTATGATTGTATGTGCATGTAATACGACAGGCTAGTGGTGGTTGGCTAGCAGCCAGGCCCTACGTGGACCCAACCACTCGCAACTTATCCTCATTTTACTAAGTTCAGTTTCGTACAAAGGGCCTAATGCCAATTCCTCAAACTTCCTGTAATCTTACAAATTTATTAATAAAGTttagctaggttaggttacataaacTTACAGCAACGAAGTAGCTGACCATAATCAAGAAACGTTCATATCTACACGATTATTAGTGGTGGTTCGAGAAGGGCTAATACATACCAATTACCTATTAACGTACCAATGACCACAATACGCCTGCTGGGtctaaccccccccccttcctttaaATATACATGCATCgtttatattttactgtgtttacgTGCGTTTGTTTTTTAACTCTTTTCGCTGCTTTTCCTGCGCAAGATGCAGAGATGTGTAAAAAAGATAAGTTCTTGTAATAGGGAAAATATTTAAATACCAttttaggttatgctaggttgcTGGAACCTAAACTGTCTTAAATTTATTTAACCGTAAAAAATGCAAATTATACAAAAGGGCAAATAGCGACAGGCAGTGCATCGGAGGGCATTGGCGAATTCGTTGAAAAACCACACGCTTTAACTATTGAGACGAGGGGAGGGGGGCATGATCTGACCATGTGTATTATTAATGTCCaccattattacatttatggagaGGCATTAAAACTCCTAAGGGTCAAACAGCATTGGGGAAATGAGAACTAAACAGGTTTGCTCCAATAAGGTGGAGATCAGTTCAAATTTATATCAAAAGACCTTCAATAGCATTAATTCCCCCTTGTGAAGGAACATAATGGCCAGCAACAGTAGTGCTCAATATAGCCTGACCTACACAGTGGTTACCTTCACGTAAATATAACGATCGTTCACTCAGACACAAGCAATTACCTTCCTACCTTCTTCACAGCTGCTAAGAAAAATTACCTTGGAAGCTGCATTGTATCAATTCGTCCTCACTGTACTGCCATTCTCAGGCAATGAAGTCTTTTATCCTCTGAACTGTGTTTTGTGAGGCACTCAAGCTCGAGGCTACCCAAAGGGCTTAACTGTAGGCTTCAGCACAAAAACGGCATAACATATATCAATTCATCTATACTTGTGTATTTCTTAATGGGTCTTATTATATTTCTTGTGTGATTTTTGCGACGTAGTCCTAGACCGCTTCACGGTGGCcatgattttgaaaaaaaaaaaaaaaataacaggtaCATTATACATTAGACAAGTGCAGTAGAGAAAATCAGTATGAAGGGTTTACTAGGCTCcctacacttttttttttgtcttcccgTCACTAGAGTTCCTGTAGTGTCTGTACTTTCTGGAGACGAAGGCTCGCGCCCTTGTCCTTGCAGCTTGCCGTGACAAGATGAAATAGTGAGAGAAATATTATAAGAACGATCAAGAAATACACAAGTATAGATAAATGTCATAATAAGCTCTTCTACGGTAGCCACAACGTCTTGTTATTGTAGCACCTATGTCGGCAGTATTAGTTTACCTTTTCCAAGTAAACGTACTCATGATTGAAACAAGCAATTAAATCCCTAAACAACTGATTGTCGTCAGTGTCGCGCTTTCAGGGAAGCTTCCTGACAGAATCACGTCTGGAAACCGTGGCACACTTCTTCCAAGGTTTTCCCTGATTGTGGACGCTCGTGGATCCAGACATTGACATCAATCCGTTGTTCAATGGTTTATTACCTGTATCATTAATGGACACGTTCACGTAACACgaagaaaaaaaataacatgTTTACTGTAGACACAGTTCACATTTCTGCCAGAGCAACAAGACATTGTGACCCACCCTGTATGTGAAAACCCATTCAACACACATCCACATTAGTAACTGAATACAACAGTCCACAGCAGATTGAGAAGCAGGGATCAGGTACAGAGTTCAAACTCGCAGGAATAAATAGGTAACTACATACATACAAAGGTGAGAACAACTGACAAGGAATTCCGTGAGTGGAAATGAAGACACGGGTAAGCACAGAGATATTAATAAGTATTCCAATAAGAATCTCACCATGTTAAAGTTATCAACTGTACtgggagtagtggtggggagTGAACCGTACTTTAGTCTTAGGGTGGAAATAGAAGGAAAAATTTATACACCGTTTCAAGATAAGGTTTGACAATGGCAGAAACCAGCAAGGTTAGTAGCTGAGACTATCAATGCACGAACACGCGTATGCGCAAAACAACAAAcatttatacatacacacacacacacgtatatacataAAAAATCAAGAAAGAGGAGCTTTGTGCCAAGTGTAGCGGTGGACTGAATTCTGGGATTCAGTTCCAAAATAACCCACCTTTGTACGTGAGATGCGTCTAATACGCCTGGCTAATTCATTATTATTCTAGGCTCCGTCACTTGCTAATTCACTATTCTTATTCTAGTTTCCGCACAAACGAACACAATCTGCTATAATCAGAACACAGGCACAGCAATGACCACATTAGTATTAAGTACAGTTTCTGAAAAAAAATCGATTAAAATTACATTTGCTACTACTTTTCTATAATGTCAGTTGATAAGCTGAACCTGCAAATACACATGTGATCATATACAGTAAGTAGTCAcccgttgttattattattattagtagtagtattatgggAAGAGCCAAGCCCcttgggtcatacagcaccatgGAAACGGATGATGTTTGATCCGAATATGGTAGCTCCAATTCCGTAAATCAAGAGCTCTTTTTCAGCATCTTGTCACCCCCTCTCCCCTTGAAGGTTGTGTTAACAGTAAGACATCGGAGGCATGTCAGGTCAATTCCACCAGTTAACATGCTAACACTAGTCATACCCACCAGCTTATAAATTTACCTTCAAAcataagacacacatgcacaaTCAAGATATTTATTGAAGGAGAAGTTTCGCCACTAGTGGTCTTTTAAAACCAAAAAAGCCACGAGAAGAGAAACGTCTCCTTCAGTTTATGTCTTGATCGTGAATGCGTCTTATTCCCAACAGTCAGAACATACCAATACATATACACGCAAAAGGATCAACAACATAAACAACCACCAAACTTGTTATGTACACAACACATTCCATGACATAAACATAACatttactgtaaacaccgaatcaTTGCTTTTAGTACACACACGCTGGTACGTCACACAGCCGTAGTTAGTGCTCAAGAATTAGCCGTTTGCAGAAGTGTTAGCTGAAATTGTGGTTAGTGTTACGTAGTAATAAATTAGCTTTGGATGTGGTTAGTGTCATGTAGTACTGGAACAGTTGTGGTTGGTGTCGTGTAATACTGGAACAGTTGTGGTTAGTGTCATGTAGTACTGGAACAGTTGTGGTGTCATGTACTGGAACAGTTGTAGTTAGTGCCATGTATTACTGGAACAGTCGTGGTTAGTGTTACGTTGTGCTGGAGTACCTGAATGCAGTGTAGAGAATGGTGGATGTATTGGGGACGACTAgtgccgctgccaccaccactaccgtcaagTTGGTGAGGGTCACGCGTAACCTGAAACGGGTAGACACCAGCAGGTCCTCGTACAGGTGCGCCACAGTCACCAAGGAGTCTGTCCGCTGTAATCTGCCTCGCGGAATATCCTGGTAGCTGTTATAGTCCGTGTCTTCTGCCTCTTCTTCGCTGAGCTGATCAAGCGGCGGAGGCACAGCAAGACCCGGGGCTCGCGGGTGCTGCTGAAGGTGCTGCCACCGCGGTCGTGATACTCCCGGGTCAGACGCCGAGTGCATGAGTGCCTTAGCTCGACCCCGAGTCAAAACATGTTGGTTTCCACCCTGGAACATCTCAGATTCGTTCTCCACACACGACGCGTTGGGAGACTCGTCGAAACTCTCGGAAAAATCGAAATCGTTATCATACACAATGTCTTTATTTTCGACGAGATCCGCTCTGACTTTCTGCTTGGGATTATTAACTACAGCTAGTGTCCGAGGTGTAAGATTCTGTGTAGAGGCAGTTGTGACCTGTGCGGGAGAAGTTAGCAGTTGTAACTGCGGAGTTACGAGCGTTGAAGTCATTATTACAGGTGATGGAGAGGTCATGACCTGGTGGGGTGAAGGGGTCACTGCATGGTTCACCTGATGACCTCCAGTGACCTGAGGTCTCCCGGGGGTAGGAATATTCTGAAACACAATGTGCTCATCGAATGATTCGGACTGGTAAGTATCAGAGTCGGATTCGTCATCTATAAGTCTAATAACAAGGTTGTTGAAGTTTCTTGTCGTAGATTGTGAGGACTCTGATCGTATGGGCGTTTGGGGTGCTACCTTCTCCACGCCTGTCGGCAACCGTGGGGGCATGGGGCAAGGTGGAGACATGGGGCGAGGTGGAGATATGGGGCGAGGTGGAGATATGGGGCGAGGTGGAGATATGGGGCGAGATGGAGACATGAAGCGAGGTAGAGACATGGGGCGAGAGGGAGACATGGGGCGAGTGTGGGTTAAGGTGTGAGGGGTGGAGACAGTTGCGGCACCATGGAAGGCCTGGGAACTGGCAGGTTGCACTGACTGAGTGACGATGCGGTGAGTGTgttctggaggctggtgtggCACTGACTGTCTTGGCTCTGACACTGAGGTTATCTGTAGGTGAGCACTCTTGATGGAGCCGGGTGGCTCGCTGGCCTCGGGTATGGTAGTAGATACGGCCGAGTGGCTGGGTACGGATATAGTAGTAGGTGCAGGAGTGCTGCTGGTTGCGGTCGAATTGCTGGGTACGCCTGAGTTGCTGGGTACGCCTGAGTTGCTGGGTACGCCTGAGTTGCTGGGTACGCCTGAGTTGCTGGGTGCGCCTGAGCTACTGGGTACGACTAAGGTACTGGACACCGGAGAGTTGATGAGCATGGGTATCGTaggtacaggtgtggtgctgagaGGAGGTCTGCTGGGTGGCTGAGGTGCCTGCCGCTTGGAACCTGACCTACGTAGAAATTCCCTGCCGTGTGGTGACTTGGGACGCAGCAGGTGTTGCGGTCCAGGCGACTTGGGGAGTCCAGCGTGCACTTCCGAAGCCAGCGACTGGCGGTGCTGGCCTGGCGAGGAAGTGCTATCATCGGACGGCAGATCGGTGTAACACTCAGAGAAGGACTCCCCCTCCACCTCACTGTCAGAGTCCCGACGCTCCATGACACCTCGAGTCTTGATACACACTGACACCACTAattacacacacatgacactcaggATGGTGACCACGAAAGGATGGGGAGAGGGGGCCAGTGAAGGTAGCTACGTGGTGTCCCCCTACAGTCACAGTGGTACGGTGTGGCCCCAGGCAGTGTCACGGTGCCACTGGTGCCCCGTGCCAACCAACACCCCCTTAGACTCAAATAGCTCCACTGCTATCTGGCATGTGCCTTCTCCGCGCCCACAACACACACCCTCCTCTCTTCACTGTAATATGTGACCCTCCTGCGTGATCCCAGGTCATCCCAAGCCTCACATAAAAAAAAAGTCACccaaacacctcaacaacctaccaccacacactatgaAGCCGCCACCACCAGGTTAAAAAGCTACCACCACATACTAAGAAGCCACCACCACAAACAGAGAAGTCACCACCACATCAAAAAGCTACTACTACGCCTCAGTAATGGACCACAACTCCCTAGCAAGCTTACATGATACCTGAAATTAAACAGAAGCATGGAGGTAGTCTGTCAGATAGTGCGAACTTAAGTGAGGGTGGCTGCCTGTCTACAAGCTGCAGCCAGGTTCATCAAAGAGCAACTCAAAAtacactaacctaacctgaaggcTGGAAGGCAAAATGCCTACAAGAAGGGTTATACAAAGTTACTGACCTGCAACGTTTAGCTCCGAGATGAGCGAAGCATTGCGCAATAAAAGCTTGCTTTACTACGGGATCCTTGTATTACCCTACCTATTAACTACGCGTATATGGAAAACGAACCTCAATTACCTCGACTTTCGTGAGAGTTCCAACAAGTGGCAGAAACATTAGAGAGAATGCAGAAGCTCCAACCTATTTGTTGACTTCATTAAAACTAGTCGAGTACACGTGTCTCTCGTGCTTACTGGACCGAGCAGCGAGCCTCCGCTGCTCCCTGTGCTGAATGACTCGTACAGGTCGTTAGCGAAGAATATTGGAAATGACTATAACAGAGGATATAGTGAAGAACATAATGAATTCTTATAACAAAGAACAGTTAAGTAACATTCAGTAAAGATAATAGTCATTTAGCGGAGCCACCTAAACACCTGTGGAAAAATTTTCTCCACCCCCCAGAGGGCGTCGATCTCCCCTAGGGGTtgcagaaaatttctccacaatactTCTTGTATACTCGAACCCATtctcacactgccagtgttagaCGTTCAGATCTGAACGTTACCTAGTGCTGAGCAACCGCCACATTGCTCTCATCTACGAGAACCCTGACCCGATCATCGAGGGCCTCGGTCCGACCATCGAGGGGCCCTGACCCGACCATAGAGCATTAAACACGTTTTTGAAGGCCCATATAACCTACTCTGAAGTAGACAGAATACTCTTAGTAAGCATAGAGGAAACGTGCAGAAAATGAGGTTTACATCCTCAACACTGGATTTCTTGTTATCCCAGACAAAAAGTAAGCAAGCCTtctacaaataacccgtacataggagagaggagcttacgatgacgcttcagtccgacctggaccatttacaaagtcacaccgtgtgactgtaaatgctccaagtcggaccgaaacgtcgtcgtaagctcctctctcctatgtgctagttatctgtgtattgttccagtcactatattgtgcctttttgttctttaagcAAGCCTTGTTATCCCATTCAATGGAAGGAGCGGCGCCTTCGTACttttgaagagctcttgatctgaGGTCTTAGTGCTGCCCTCCTCAGATCAAACAAACCAACTCTACCCCAGGTGCTTATTAATGAATCATATGGGCTGAGCACTTTCCCATTAATaatataactaataataataataatctaagccATGTGGAATACAGCAACGGACGAGACAAATTCAGTTATACACTGCGTGAGCGAAACGTCATCAATAAAGGTTCCTTATTATTTGTCTATCTTACACTATTATCTAATAAAATATAGCGACGCCATGTAAAACACAACTAAGATATGTGAAATACAACTATGTgaaaaagctaaaaaaaaaaaatactttttgcTGTATTTTCATAAAATATATTACGAACTTTTAACACTATAACGACAAAAAATGTTAAATCAAATAGCCATTTCTTATCACATAAAAGGGTTCTTTCCTCTGGCAGCTCATTCTTCTCTTCTAGAAAATTATCAACACTATTTTTCAGTTTCCTAAATCTACCGAGAACCTGTCCTCTAGAAAACCAGCGCACCTCACAATGAAGGATGCGATGACAGTACTGGGTAGTGGCATTTATTCTGTAGTGAATTTACTACCATAATGACGGTTAATACATTGTAGATATCTACTCCCAAGCAACGTTCAAAAAACGTTGAAAACACACATCAATCGTTGTTTGAGGATGAGTTGCATGTACATCTGAAGGGTTGTAAAAATGTTTTCGACACattttcacacaagagattagtgcaaaggcTAGAGCAGCAGGTTAAATATAACAAGAacagcactgcaatggatcagagaaaacCTGACGTGAGTGGGCGCTGTGACTAGCAGGATTGCACAagagtcagtcctagggccggtgctgtttctggtatgtgaatgatataagagaagggacagattcagaggtgtccctgtttgcagattatgtgaagctaatgagaagaattcaatcggatgaagatcaggcaggactacaaagggacctggacaggctgcaagcctgatccagcaactggctactggagtttaaccccccaccaagtgcaaaacgATGAAGGTTGGGAAAGGTGAAAAAGACCGCAGAGTAAaggctgggggggggggaggaagcaaagactgcaaacctcactcaaggaaaaggatcctggggtgagtataattccgagcacatttcctgaggcgcacatcaaccaaatacctgctgcagtatatgggcccctggcaaacccaagaatagcgtttcgacaccttagtaaagaatcgtttgagactctgtacaccttgtacatcaggcccatattggaatatgcagcaccagcttggaacccacacttggtcaagcacgtcaagaaattacaaaAAGTGCaagtctgcaacaagactagtcccggagctaaggggaatgtcctacgagaagaggttaaaggaaatcgacctgacaacaatGTAGGACAGGGAgaccatgataacgacatataaaatagtgagaggaactgacagggtAGCTAGGatcaggatgtttcagagatgagacacagcaacaaggggtcacaaatggaagttgaagactcagatgagtcacatggatgttaggaagtatttcttcagtcacagatttgtcaggaagtggaacaatctggagagtgaggtagtggaagcaggatccatacacagcttgaaggagatacgataaa
It encodes:
- the LOC128699988 gene encoding uncharacterized protein isoform X7, whose translation is MERRDSDSEVEGESFSECYTDLPSDDSTSSPGQHRQSLASEVHAGLPKSPGPQHLLRPKSPHGREFLRRSGSKRQAPQPPSRPPLSTTPVPTIPMLINSPVSSTLVVPSSSGAPSNSGVPSNSGVPSNSGVPSNSGVPSNSTATSSTPAPTTISVPSHSAVSTTIPEASEPPGSIKSAHLQITSVSEPRQSVPHQPPEHTHRIVTQSVQPASSQAFHGAATVSTPHTLTHTRPMSPSRPMSLPRFMSPSRPISPPRPISPPRPISPPRPMSPPCPMPPRLPTGVEKVAPQTPIRSESSQSTTRNFNNLVIRLIDDESDSDTYQSESFDEHIVFQNIPTPGRPQVTGGHQVNHAVTPSPHQVMTSPSPVIMTSTLVTPQLQLLTSPAQVTTASTQNLTPRTLAVVNNPKQKVRADLVENKDIVYDNDFDFSESFDESPNASCVENESEMFQGGNQHVLTRGRAKALMHSASDPGVSRPRWQHLQQHPRAPGLAVPPPLDQLSEEEAEDTDYNSYQDIPRGRLQRTDSLVTVAHLYEDLLVSTRFRLRVTLTNLTVVVVAAALVVPNTSTILYTAFRLVFGTLFPAYYSYKAVKTKNVKEYVKWMMYWIVFAFFTCFETLTDLFLSFWFPFYYELKILVVLWLLSPATRGSSILYRKFVHPWLTRREDDIDNCIAQAKQQGYSTVIQLGTKGVNYATTVLMQTAIKASQGNQGGGGIVNQLRRSYSSGELADEDMNRNVKALPHIPDDDYDDRNHSSGSYEGEPRIRAESDAAYKPRGSSASRVVRSSKTRSADVSEVYYQDVADEGIQRRRSPRTQDTARSQPTLHFQEPLAKGQPRKRGKSENRPRPKSMINAADVTRGAEWARAQRVGSTVSLNTELELSESSSHSSLASIASSSPGQHSVRPKTRTGSTRRPRVNSQGRKVTGTLSRSSSRSHTSVVKKGGSLEAGSESE
- the LOC128699988 gene encoding uncharacterized protein isoform X5, encoding MERRDSDSEVEGESFSECYTDLPSDDSTSSPGQHRQSLASEVHAGLPKSPGPQHLLRPKSPHGREFLRRSGSKRQAPQPPSRPPLSTTPVPTIPMLINSPVSSTLVVPSSSGAPSNSGVPSNSGVPSNSGVPSNSGVPSNSTATSSTPAPTTISVPSHSAVSTTIPEASEPPGSIKSAHLQITSVSEPRQSVPHQPPEHTHRIVTQSVQPASSQAFHGAATVSTPHTLTHTRPMSPSRPMSLPRFMSPSRPISPPRPISPPRPISPPRPMSPPCPMPPRLPTGVEKVAPQTPIRSESSQSTTRNFNNLVIRLIDDESDSDTYQSESFDEHIVFQNIPTPGRPQVTGGHQVNHAVTPSPHQVMTSPSPVIMTSTLVTPQLQLLTSPAQVTTASTQNLTPRTLAVVNNPKQKVRADLVENKDIVYDNDFDFSESFDESPNASCVENESEMFQGGNQHVLTRGRAKALMHSASDPGVSRPRWQHLQQHPRAPGLAVPPPLDQLSEEEAEDTDYNSYQDIPRGRLQRTDSLVTVAHLYEDLLVSTRFRLRVTLTNLTVVVVAAALVVPNTSTILYTAFRLVFGTLFPAYYSYKAVKTKNVKEYVKWMMYWIVFAFFTCFETLTDLFLSFWFPFYYELKILVVLWLLSPATRGSSILYRKFVHPWLTRREDDIDNCIAQAKQQGYSTVIQLGTKGVNYATTVLMQTAIKASQGNQGGGGIVNQLRRSYSSGELADEDMNRNVKALPHIPDDDYDDRNHSSGSYEGEPRIRAESDAAYKPRGSSASRVVRSSKTRSADVSEVYYQDVADEGIQRRRSPRTQDTASAEAQPSLIRSQPTLHFQEPLAKGQPRKRGKSENRPRPKSMINAADVTRGAEWARAQRVGSTVSLNTELELSESSSHSSLASIASSSPGQHSVRPKTRTGSTRRPRVNSQGRKVTGTLSRSSSRSHTSVVKKGGSLEAGSESE
- the LOC128699988 gene encoding uncharacterized protein isoform X4, whose amino-acid sequence is MERRDSDSEVEGESFSECYTDLPSDDSTSSPGQHRQSLASEVHAGLPKSPGPQHLLRPKSPHGREFLRRSGSKRQAPQPPSRPPLSTTPVPTIPMLINSPVSSTLVVPSSSGAPSNSGVPSNSGVPSNSGVPSNSGVPSNSTATSSTPAPTTISVPSHSAVSTTIPEASEPPGSIKSAHLQITSVSEPRQSVPHQPPEHTHRIVTQSVQPASSQAFHGAATVSTPHTLTHTRPMSPSRPMSLPRFMSPSRPISPPRPISPPRPISPPRPMSPPCPMPPRLPTGVEKVAPQTPIRSESSQSTTRNFNNLVIRLIDDESDSDTYQSESFDEHIVFQNIPTPGRPQVTGGHQVNHAVTPSPHQVMTSPSPVIMTSTLVTPQLQLLTSPAQVTTASTQNLTPRTLAVVNNPKQKVRADLVENKDIVYDNDFDFSESFDESPNASCVENESEMFQGGNQHVLTRGRAKALMHSASDPGVSRPRWQHLQQHPRAPGLAVPPPLDQLSEEEAEDTDYNSYQDIPRGRLQRTDSLVTVAHLYEDLLVSTRFRLRVTLTNLTVVVVAAALVVPNTSTILYTAFRLVFGTLFPAYYSYKAVKTKNVKEYVKWMMYWIVFAFFTCFETLTDLFLSFWFPFYYELKILVVLWLLSPATRGSSILYRKFVHPWLTRREDDIDNCIAQAKQQGYSTVIQLGTKGVNYATTVLMQTAIKASQGNQGGGGIVNQLRRSYSSGELADEDMNRNVKALPHIPDDDYDDRNHSSGSYEGEPRIRAESDAAYKPRGSSASRVVRSSKTRSADVSEVYYQDVADEGIQRRRSPRTQDTASRVLSADDLTSGYSSGEADAGDLIYDHRHDPVPHVELELVSEPKRSTRVRRTQSLSASTLSLHRSQRAGVRRGEPRAVRIGNAGRGSEPVDDLGAPASYSSSGHPAAPHHGSSFKRSRPGEISAYATLPRTASKRTTTKKRQV